A genomic segment from Callithrix jacchus isolate 240 chromosome 8, calJac240_pri, whole genome shotgun sequence encodes:
- the OXA1L gene encoding mitochondrial inner membrane protein OXA1L isoform X1 — MAMRLMCGRREILRLLQPGRQVHSLAGPSQWLGKPVTARLLFPAAPCCRRPHYLFLAAPGPRSLSTSTISFAEVQVQAPPVVPATPSPTAGPEVASGETADIVQAAAETSFTELGLGSYTPVGLIQNLLEFMHVELGLPWWGAIAACTVLARCLIFPVIVKGQREAVKNQNHMPEIQKFTARIREARLAGDHTEFYRASAEMSIYQKKHGISFFKPLILPLTQAPIFISFFLALREMANLPVPSLQTGGLWWFQDLTVSDPIFMLPVVVTATMWVVLELGAETGVQSSDLKWMRNVIRVMPLAAFPITIHFPTAVFIYWLSSNLFSLAQVSCLRIPAVRTVLKIPQRVVHNPDNLAPREGFLKSFKRGWKNAELMQQLQEREQRMRNHLELAAKGPLRQTFTHNPLLQPVKNNPPNIPSSSGSTHSTSKPKSKYPWRDTLG; from the exons ATGGCGATGAGATTGATGTGCGGGCGCCGGGAAATACTGCGCCTGCTACAGCCCGGGCGTCAG GTCCACAGCCTCGCAGGGCCCTCGCAATGGCTCGGGAAACCGGTGACCGCGCGGCTCCTATTCCCAGCCGCTCCGTGCTGCCGTCGCCCACACTACCTCTTCCTTGCGGCTCCCGGCCCCCGCAGCCTCAGTACCTCTACCATCTCGTTTGCAGAAGTCCAG GTTCAGGCCCCTCCTGTTGTTCCTGCAACTCCCTCACCCACAGCAGGACCTGAGGTGGCTTCTGGAGAGACTGCAGATATAGTCCAAGCTGCTGCAGAAACGAGCTTCACTGAACTGGGGCTGGGTTCATACACCCCAGTGGGACTGATCCAGAACTTACTGGAATTTATGCATGTTGAACTGGGCCTACCTTGGTGGGGGGCCATTGCTGCCT GTACAGTCTTAGCCCGCTGCCTGATTTTTCCTGTCATCGTGAAGGGCCAGCGAGAGGCAGTCAAGAATCAAAATCACATGCCAGAAATCCAGAAGTTTACCGCTCGAATCAGAGAGGCCAGGTTGGCTGGAGACCATACTGAGT TTTACAGGGCTTCTGCAGAGATGTCAATTTACCAGAAAAAGCATGGTATTAGCTTCTTTAAACCTCTAATTCTCCCTCTGACTCAG GCCCCAATCTTTATCTCCTTCTTCCTGGCTTTGAGAGAGATGGCCAACCttcctgtgcccagcctgcagacAGGTGGCCTCTGGTGGTTCCAGGATCTCACAGTATCCGATCCCATCTTCATGTTACCAGTGGTAGTCACTGCTACAATGTGGGTTGTCCTTGAG TTAGGTGCTGAGACAGGTGTACAAAGTTCTGACCTTAAGTGGATGAGAAATGTGATCAGAGTGATGCCCCTGGCAGCCTTTCCCATAACCATCCATTTCCCCACG GCAGTGTTTATATACTGGCTCTCCTCCAATTTGTTTTCCCTGGCCCAAGTGTCCTGTCTCCGGATTCCAGCAGTACGCACTGTACTTAAAATCCCCCAGCGTGTTGTACATAACCCTGACAATTTAGCTCCACGGGAAGGCTTTCTAAAGAGCTTCAAAAGAG GCTGGAAAAATGCTGAATTGATGCAACAGCTGCAAGAGCGTGAACAACGCATGCGGAATCACTTGGAGCTAGCAGCCAAGG GTCCTTTACGACAGACCTTTACCCACAACCCACTCCTACAACCTGTAAAGAATAACCCTCCCAATATCcccagcagcagcggcagcaccCACAGCACCAGCAAACCAAAGTCAAAGTATCCCTGGCGTGACACACTTGGCTGA
- the OXA1L gene encoding mitochondrial inner membrane protein OXA1L isoform X2: MPLHAQVHSLAGPSQWLGKPVTARLLFPAAPCCRRPHYLFLAAPGPRSLSTSTISFAEVQVQAPPVVPATPSPTAGPEVASGETADIVQAAAETSFTELGLGSYTPVGLIQNLLEFMHVELGLPWWGAIAACTVLARCLIFPVIVKGQREAVKNQNHMPEIQKFTARIREARLAGDHTEFYRASAEMSIYQKKHGISFFKPLILPLTQAPIFISFFLALREMANLPVPSLQTGGLWWFQDLTVSDPIFMLPVVVTATMWVVLELGAETGVQSSDLKWMRNVIRVMPLAAFPITIHFPTAVFIYWLSSNLFSLAQVSCLRIPAVRTVLKIPQRVVHNPDNLAPREGFLKSFKRGWKNAELMQQLQEREQRMRNHLELAAKGPLRQTFTHNPLLQPVKNNPPNIPSSSGSTHSTSKPKSKYPWRDTLG, from the exons ATGCCTTTACACGCTCAGGTCCACAGCCTCGCAGGGCCCTCGCAATGGCTCGGGAAACCGGTGACCGCGCGGCTCCTATTCCCAGCCGCTCCGTGCTGCCGTCGCCCACACTACCTCTTCCTTGCGGCTCCCGGCCCCCGCAGCCTCAGTACCTCTACCATCTCGTTTGCAGAAGTCCAG GTTCAGGCCCCTCCTGTTGTTCCTGCAACTCCCTCACCCACAGCAGGACCTGAGGTGGCTTCTGGAGAGACTGCAGATATAGTCCAAGCTGCTGCAGAAACGAGCTTCACTGAACTGGGGCTGGGTTCATACACCCCAGTGGGACTGATCCAGAACTTACTGGAATTTATGCATGTTGAACTGGGCCTACCTTGGTGGGGGGCCATTGCTGCCT GTACAGTCTTAGCCCGCTGCCTGATTTTTCCTGTCATCGTGAAGGGCCAGCGAGAGGCAGTCAAGAATCAAAATCACATGCCAGAAATCCAGAAGTTTACCGCTCGAATCAGAGAGGCCAGGTTGGCTGGAGACCATACTGAGT TTTACAGGGCTTCTGCAGAGATGTCAATTTACCAGAAAAAGCATGGTATTAGCTTCTTTAAACCTCTAATTCTCCCTCTGACTCAG GCCCCAATCTTTATCTCCTTCTTCCTGGCTTTGAGAGAGATGGCCAACCttcctgtgcccagcctgcagacAGGTGGCCTCTGGTGGTTCCAGGATCTCACAGTATCCGATCCCATCTTCATGTTACCAGTGGTAGTCACTGCTACAATGTGGGTTGTCCTTGAG TTAGGTGCTGAGACAGGTGTACAAAGTTCTGACCTTAAGTGGATGAGAAATGTGATCAGAGTGATGCCCCTGGCAGCCTTTCCCATAACCATCCATTTCCCCACG GCAGTGTTTATATACTGGCTCTCCTCCAATTTGTTTTCCCTGGCCCAAGTGTCCTGTCTCCGGATTCCAGCAGTACGCACTGTACTTAAAATCCCCCAGCGTGTTGTACATAACCCTGACAATTTAGCTCCACGGGAAGGCTTTCTAAAGAGCTTCAAAAGAG GCTGGAAAAATGCTGAATTGATGCAACAGCTGCAAGAGCGTGAACAACGCATGCGGAATCACTTGGAGCTAGCAGCCAAGG GTCCTTTACGACAGACCTTTACCCACAACCCACTCCTACAACCTGTAAAGAATAACCCTCCCAATATCcccagcagcagcggcagcaccCACAGCACCAGCAAACCAAAGTCAAAGTATCCCTGGCGTGACACACTTGGCTGA
- the LOC103795677 gene encoding myosin light polypeptide 6 has protein sequence MCDFTEDQTAEFKEAFQLFDRTGDGKILYSQCGDVMRALGQNPTNAEVLKVLGNPKSDEMNVKVLDFEHFLPMLQTVAKNKDQGTYEDYVEGLGVFDKEGNGTVMGAEIRHVLVTLGEKMTEEEVEMLVAGHEDSNGCINYEELVRMVLNG, from the coding sequence ATGTGTGACTTCACCGAAGACCAAACCGCAGAGTTCAAGGAGGCCTTCCAGCTGTTTGACCGAACAGGTGATGGCAAGATCCTGTACAGCCAGTGTGGGGACGTGATGAGGGCCCTGGGCCAGAACCCCACCAACGCCGAGGTGCTCAAGGTCCTGGGGAACCCGAAGAGTGATGAGATGAATGTGAAGGTGCTGGACTTTGAGCATTTTCTGCCCATGCTGCAGACAGTGGCCAAGAACAAGGACCAGGGCACCTATGAGGATTATGTTGAAGGACTGGGAGTTTTTGACAAGGAAGGAAATGGCACCGTCATGGGGGCTGAAATCCGGCATGTTCTTGTCACACTGGGTGAGAAGATGACAGAGGAAGAAGTAGAGATGCTGGTGGCAGGGCACGAGGACAGCAATGGTTGTATCAACTACGAAGAGCTCGTCCGCATGGTGCTGAATGGCTGA